A single region of the Aeromonas hydrophila subsp. hydrophila ATCC 7966 genome encodes:
- a CDS encoding substrate-binding periplasmic protein produces the protein MVWRKGWILLCLWWGWAAQASEPPTLTLLTELWPPYVMRLDDGSLGGADLELARTVLKRMGYHTTVKVLPWKRVLQEARLQRGDAIVDAFFEERRLEWLHYPDEPLSQSGEVLFFPFARPVDFQGLASLKGLRIGTQADYAYGEEFLTSALFTRVAMTGESNMIKQLHLMMAGRLDGVVMNQMVGRYLLKGQGLQDQVGHSEKLVSESNRNFLAFTHRPGNERLAYQFSLALKAFKQTPEYQSLLTRYGL, from the coding sequence ATGGTGTGGCGTAAAGGATGGATCCTGCTTTGCCTCTGGTGGGGGTGGGCGGCACAGGCGAGCGAGCCACCGACCCTGACCCTGCTGACCGAGCTGTGGCCGCCCTATGTGATGCGGCTCGATGACGGCAGCCTGGGCGGTGCCGATCTGGAGCTGGCCCGCACCGTGCTCAAGCGGATGGGTTACCACACCACGGTCAAGGTACTGCCCTGGAAGCGGGTGCTGCAGGAGGCCAGGCTCCAGCGCGGCGATGCCATCGTCGATGCCTTCTTCGAAGAGCGCCGGCTGGAGTGGTTGCACTATCCGGATGAACCCCTCTCCCAGAGTGGAGAAGTGCTCTTCTTCCCGTTCGCCAGACCCGTCGACTTCCAGGGGCTGGCCAGTCTCAAGGGGCTGCGTATCGGTACCCAGGCTGACTACGCCTACGGTGAGGAATTCCTCACCTCGGCCCTGTTTACCCGGGTGGCCATGACCGGGGAGAGCAACATGATCAAGCAGTTGCACCTGATGATGGCGGGGCGGCTCGATGGGGTCGTGATGAACCAGATGGTGGGCCGTTACCTGCTCAAGGGGCAGGGGCTGCAGGATCAGGTCGGCCACAGCGAAAAACTGGTGAGCGAGAGCAACCGCAATTTTCTCGCTTTTACCCACAGGCCCGGCAACGAGCGGCTGGCTTATCAGTTCTCCCTCGCCCTCAAGGCCTTCAAACAGACCCCCGAATATCAATCCCTGCTGACCCGTTACGGGCTCTGA
- the pntB gene encoding Re/Si-specific NAD(P)(+) transhydrogenase subunit beta — translation MSQGLVTASYIVAAVLFILSLAGLSKQETAKHGNLFGIAGMAIALLATVFNPETSGVHWIILAMVIGGAIGVRLALKVEMTEMPELVAVLHSFVGMAAVLVGFNSFIDLHPSAPAEVVVSVGSNLDATLAAARAAFEQAASVAQVEHLSGAMLNIHLVEIFLGVFIGAVTFTGSVVAFGKLRGLISSKPLMLPHRHKLNLLAVVASLALMVYFVNAGGSTFALLVMTLIAFAFGWHLVASIGGADMPVVVSMLNSYSGWAAAAAGFMLSNDLLIVVGALVGSSGAILSYIMCKAMNRSFISVIAGGFGSDGVASTADQEMGEYRETSAEDVADLLKNSSSVIITPGYGMAVAQAQYPVAEITQKLRDRGVKVRFGIHPVAGRLPGHMNVLLAEAKVPYDIVLEMDEINEDFSDTDTVLVIGANDTVNPAAMEDPGSPIAGMPVLEVWKAQNVIGFKRSMNTGYAGVQNPLFFKENTQMLFGDAKASVEAILKAL, via the coding sequence GTGTCTCAAGGACTGGTAACAGCATCCTATATCGTTGCCGCCGTGCTCTTCATCCTCAGTCTCGCGGGACTGTCGAAGCAAGAGACGGCCAAGCATGGCAACCTGTTCGGTATCGCGGGGATGGCCATCGCCCTGCTCGCGACCGTGTTCAACCCGGAAACCAGTGGCGTGCACTGGATCATTCTGGCCATGGTGATCGGCGGTGCCATCGGCGTGCGTCTGGCGCTCAAGGTCGAGATGACCGAGATGCCCGAGCTGGTGGCCGTGCTGCACAGCTTCGTGGGTATGGCGGCCGTGCTGGTGGGCTTCAACAGCTTCATCGATCTGCACCCCTCCGCACCTGCTGAAGTGGTTGTGTCCGTCGGTTCCAACCTGGATGCCACCCTGGCTGCCGCCCGTGCGGCGTTCGAGCAGGCGGCCAGCGTCGCCCAGGTCGAGCACCTCTCCGGCGCCATGCTGAACATCCACCTGGTCGAGATCTTCCTCGGCGTCTTCATCGGTGCGGTGACCTTCACCGGTTCCGTGGTGGCGTTTGGCAAGCTGCGTGGCCTTATCTCCTCCAAGCCGCTGATGCTGCCGCATCGCCACAAGCTGAACCTGCTGGCCGTGGTCGCCTCGCTGGCGCTGATGGTCTACTTCGTCAACGCGGGCGGTTCTACCTTCGCCCTGCTGGTGATGACCCTGATCGCCTTCGCCTTCGGCTGGCACCTGGTGGCCTCCATCGGTGGCGCCGACATGCCGGTAGTGGTCTCCATGCTGAACTCCTACTCCGGTTGGGCGGCGGCGGCGGCGGGCTTCATGCTCTCCAATGACCTGCTGATCGTGGTGGGTGCGCTGGTGGGTTCCTCCGGTGCGATCCTCTCTTACATCATGTGCAAGGCGATGAACCGCTCCTTCATCTCGGTGATCGCCGGTGGCTTCGGCTCCGACGGCGTGGCCTCCACGGCCGACCAGGAGATGGGCGAATACCGCGAAACCAGCGCTGAAGACGTGGCTGACCTGCTGAAGAACTCCAGCTCCGTCATCATCACCCCGGGCTACGGCATGGCGGTGGCACAGGCCCAGTACCCGGTGGCTGAAATCACCCAGAAGCTGCGTGATCGCGGCGTCAAGGTGCGCTTCGGTATCCACCCGGTGGCCGGTCGTCTGCCAGGCCACATGAACGTGCTGCTGGCGGAAGCGAAAGTCCCGTATGACATAGTTCTGGAAATGGACGAGATCAACGAAGACTTCAGCGATACCGATACCGTGCTGGTGATCGGTGCCAACGACACCGTCAACCCGGCCGCCATGGAAGATCCGGGCAGCCCCATCGCCGGCATGCCGGTGCTGGAAGTGTGGAAGGCGCAGAACGTCATCGGCTTCAAGCGCTCCATGAACACTGGCTATGCCGGCGTGCAGAACCCGCTGTTCTTCAAGGAGAACACCCAGATGCTGTTTGGCGATGCCAAGGCCAGCGTCGAGGCTATCCTGAAAGCGCTGTAA